From a single Porites lutea chromosome 10, jaPorLute2.1, whole genome shotgun sequence genomic region:
- the LOC140949403 gene encoding monocarboxylate transporter 10-like produces MSEYKGSSFQHEKSGCSIGPIPMSSSTIDTVEKSAKPQFEEEAEPAIDHVNEPRLRPEVPDEGFCDIKTKCEDESSRQDKSSNKTVKPRHDLEAGLENIPHHDAEVHFDRGWAWVVCATTFVMEFFVGGLITSSGVIYAALVDEFNKSRAETAWVSSLAVSTYYLFFPLGAILSERFGCWVVALLGTLACSIGLLSSSFVTSLPMLYLTYSVVWGMGASFVYFANLLILTKYFKARLAFANGIMALGGAVGGSILNPTMQQMFIHLGLANMFRVLSGVFLILSVFSLVYRPKRGVFPRNGDTMDTECEKKCTFDWEILKNKAFIMWIAVIFIFMLGYMVPFVHLVRLAEDIGIDKTRASLLLTFVTVGSALGRITFGRISDFRGFNRVYLAQLAFLVAGLSNFVVPLTESYNVLAVGAFIFGLFGACYLVLNPVIVCDILGPQKVSYGLGITFFVIAIPRTLGPLIAGWIYDGFQSYALAFYTLGSTTCLSAILTGIVPILLRQMGKYEMDGESAKKTQVEPVMYCNRFRNFSISN; encoded by the exons ATGAGTGAATACAAAGGGAGTAGTTTCCAGCACGAGAAAAGTGGTTGTTCCATAGGTCCCATACCGATGTCTAGCTCTACTATAGACACAGTTGAGAAGTCAGCTAAACCTCAATTTGAAGAAGAAGCTGAACCTGCTATCGACCATGTGAATGAGCCCCGTCTTCGCCCCGAGGTTCCAGATGAAGGATTTTGTGATATAAAGACCAAGTGCGAGGACGAATCCAGTCGCCAAGATAAGTCGTCTAACAAAACTGTCAAGCCCCGTCACGATTTGGAGGCAGGTCTTGAAAATATACCTCATCACGATGCCGAGGTTCATTTTGACAGGGGATGGGCGTGGGTGGTCTGTGCTACAACCTTCGTGATGGAGTTTTTCGTGGGAGGACTTATTACAAGCTCTGGAGTGATATATGCTGCATTAGTCGACGAGTTTAACAAGTCAAGAGCCGAAACAG CTTGGGTTAGTTCTCTTGCAGTATCCACGTACTACTTATTTTTTCCACTCGGTGCCATACTCAGCGAACGCTTTGGATGCTGGGTTGTCGCCCTCCTTGGTACCCTGGCCTGTTCCATCGGCTTACTAAGCTCATCTTTTGTCACCAGTCTCCCGATGTTGTACTTGACCTACAGTGTGGTGTGGGGCATGGGTGCGTCCTTCGTGTACTTTGCTAATTTGTTGATTCTGACGAAGTACTTTAAAGCGAGGCTAGCGTTTGCCAATGGGATAATGGCCCTCGGTGGCGCAGTAGGTGGAAGTATTTTGAATCCCACTATGCAGCAAATGTTTATTCATCTTGGACTTGCAAACATGTTCCGTGTTCTCTCTGGGGTGTTTCTGATCTTATCCGTGTTTTCTCTGGTTTATCGGCCAAAACGCGGCGTCTTTCCGCGTAACGGTGACACTATGGACACTGAATGTGAGAAAAAGTGCACGTTTGACTGGGAAATCTTGAAAAATAAAGCGTTTATCATGTGGATTGCTGTCATTTTTATCTTCATGCTCGGATACATGGTCCCCTTTGTTCATTTG gtTCGCTTGGCTGAGGACATTGGAATTGACAAGACACGTGCGTCCCTTCTACTTACGTTCGTCACAGTCGGTTCGGCACTGGGTCGTATAACCTTTGGTCGAATCTCGGACTTCCGAGGCTTTAATCGCGTGTACCTTGCCCAGTTGGCTTTTTTGGTTGCAGGATTGAGCAATTTTGTTGTGCCTTTGACGGAATCGTATAATGTGTTGGCAGTAGGAGCCTTTATATTTGGTCTGTTTGGAGCCTGTTACCTCGTTCTAAACCCAGTCATCGTGTGTGACATTCTAGGCCCCCAAAAAGTATCCTATGGCTTAGGCATTACTTTTTTTGTAATCGCTATCCCTCGGACTTTGGGGCCACTCATCGCCGGATGGATTTATGACGGGTTTCAAAGCTATGCACTCGCTTTCTACACTTTGGGTAGTACTACCtgtctatccgccattttgacagGTATTGTTCCAATTTTGCTTCGCCAAATGGGTAAATATGAAATGGACGGTGAATCCGCAAAGAAAACTCAAGTCGAACCGGTCATGTACTGCAACAGATTTAGAAACTTCAGTAtctcaaattaa